A single region of the Amia ocellicauda isolate fAmiCal2 chromosome 8, fAmiCal2.hap1, whole genome shotgun sequence genome encodes:
- the hspb3 gene encoding heat shock protein beta-3, which produces MAEVTIRHWVRSPVRYQALFEGRNLEECKEDHCLFALPGPSFAGPRCETATESSNSKQGGETAFQVLLDVAQFRPEDILIQVYEGWLLVRGQHSPRMDEHGFISRSFTRQYRLPDTLQVGDLRAMLCHDGILVVEAKDCGHGTN; this is translated from the coding sequence ATGGCAGAAGTTACAATCAGACACTGGGTGAGAAGCCCTGTCCGTTACCAGGCTCTGTTTGAGGGAAGGAACTTGGAGGAATGCAAGGAGGACCACTGCTTATTTGCTCTGCCTGGGCCTTCCTTTGCTGGGCCAAGATGTGAAACTGCCACGGAGAGCAGTAACAGTAAACAAGGCGGAGAGACTGCTTTCCAGGTGCTGTTAGATGTGGCTCAGTTCCGCCCTGAAGATATCCTCATTCAGGTTTACGAGGGCTGGCTCCTGGTCAGAGGCCAACACAGCCCCAGGATGGACGAACATGGATTCATCTCCAGGAGCTTCACCCGACAGTACAGGCTGCCAGACACCCTGCAGGTGGGAGACCTGAGAGCCATGCTGTGTCATGATGGGATTCTGGTAGTGGAAGCCAAAGACTGTGGCCACGGAACTAATTAA
- the snx18a gene encoding sorting nexin-18a, which produces MALRARALYDFNAENPGEISVQENEIVTLYSQNDIEGWLEGMNGRGERGLFPASYVEILKSDAAPSHNSNSSSGSTAGDGYPASRYANVPTGGYDTGYKSQAPLENLAHTAAPAFAAFPAAPPQQQQQQQQHYQASQGSDDDWDDDWDDSSTVADEPGVVGGHFQDYDGTGPSTYRLSTASSLSRGGTNAQQPKSSATVSRNLNRFSTFVKSGGEAFVLGEASGFVKDGDKICVVMGQYGPEWQENPYPFSCTIDDPTKQTKFKGMKSYISYKLTPTHTQSQVNRRYKHFDWLYARLVEKFPVISVPHIPEKQATGRFEEDFISKRRKGLIWWMNHMTSHPVLARCDVFQHFLSCSSTDEKAWKQGKRKAEKDEMVGANFFLAISTPAAPLDLQEVESKIDGFKAFTKKMDDGVLQLNATANEFARKQITGFKKEYQKVGQSFKTLSQAFELDQQAYSTALNHAIAYTGEAYDVIGEYFAEQPKQDLDPVMDLLALYQGHLANYPDIIHVQKGALTKVKESQKHVEEGKMESQHAEGINERCNIISFATLAEIQHFHQIRVRDFKAQMQHFLQQQISFFQKVTHKLEDALQKYDNA; this is translated from the exons ATGGCGCTGAGGGCGAGGGCTTTGTACGACTTCAATGCGGAGAACCCAGGGGAGATTTCGGTCCAGGAAAACGAGATCGTCACCTTGTACAGCCAGAATGATATCGAGGGGTGGCTGGAGGGGATGAACggcagaggggagagggggctcTTCCCAGCATCCTACGTGGAGATCCTGAAGAGCGACGCAGCCCCTTCccacaacagcaacagcagcagcggcagcacAGCTGGAGACGGATACCCGGCCTCAAGGTATGCCAACGTGCCCACCGGGGGCTACGACACCGGCTACAAAAGCCAGGCGCCGCTGGAGAACTTGGCGCACACCGCGGCGCCAGCCTTCGCCGCCTTCCCCGCAGCCCctccgcagcagcagcagcagcagcagcagcactaccAAGCCAGCCAGGGCAGCGACGACGACTGGGACGACGACTGGGATGACAGCTCGACGGTGGCGGACGAGCCCGGCGTGGTCGGTGGGCACTTCCAGGACTACGATGGCACCGGCCCCTCGACGTACAGGTTGTCCACCGCCTCGTCGCTGTCGAGGGGCGGCACCAACGCGCAGCAGCCCAAGAGCTCGGCCACGGTCAGCCGCAACCTCAACAGGTTCTCCACCTTCGTGAAGTCCGGCGGCGAGGCTTTCGTCCTGGGGGAGGCGTCTGGCTTTGTGAAAGACGGGGACAAGATCTGCGTGGTGATGGGTCAGTACGGGCCCGAGTGGCAGGAGAACCCCTACCCCTTCTCCTGTACCATCGACGACCCCACCAAGCAGACCAAATTCAAAGGCATGAAGAGCTACATCTCGTACAAGCTGACGCCCACCCACACGCAGAGCCAAGTCAACCGGCGGTACAAGCACTTCGACTGGCTGTACGCCCGGCTGGTGGAGAAGTTCCCCGTCATCTCGGTGCCCCACATCCCCGAGAAGCAGGCCACGGGCAGGTTCGAGGAGGACTTCATCTCCAAGCGCAGGAAAGGCCTGATCTGGTGGATGAACCACATGACCAGCCACCCGGTGCTGGCCAGGTGCGACGTCTTCCAGCACTTTCTGTCGTGCAGCAGCACCGACGAGAAGGCCTGGAAGCAGGGCAAGAGGAAGGCGGAGAAGGACGAGATGGTGGGGGCCAACTTCTTCCTCGCCATCAGCACCCCGGCGGCGCCCCTCGACCTGCAGGAGGTGGAGAGCAAGATCGACGGCTTCAAGGCCTTCACCAAGAAGATGGACGACGGCGTGCTGCAGCTCAACGCCACCGCCAACGAGTTCGCTAGGAAGCAGATCACGGGTTTCAAGAAAGAGTACCAGAAAGTTGGCCAGTCGTTTAAAACCCTCAGCCAGGCCTTCGAGCTGGACCAGCAGGCTTACTCCACCGCTCTGAACCACGCCATTGCCTATACCGGCGAGGCGTATGACGTCATTGGGGAGTATTTTGCAGAACAGCCCAAACAGGACCTTGACCCAGTGATGGACTTGTTAGCGCTCTACCAGGGGCATCTGGCCAACTATCCAGACATCATCCATGTTCAGAAAG GAGCCCTGACCAAAGTGAAGGAGAGCCAGAAGCACGTAGAGGAGGGCAAGATGGAGTCCCAGCACGCCGAGGGCATTAATGAACGCTGCAACATCATCTCCTTTGCCACGCTGGCGGAGATCCAGCACTTCCATCAGATCCGCGTGCGGGACTTCAAGGCCCAGATGCAGCACTTCCTACAGCAGCAGATATCTTTCTTCCAGAAGGTAACACACAAGCTGGAGGATGCCCTTCAGAAATACGACAACGCCTAA